Proteins encoded together in one Triticum dicoccoides isolate Atlit2015 ecotype Zavitan chromosome 7B, WEW_v2.0, whole genome shotgun sequence window:
- the LOC119338780 gene encoding glycine-rich RNA-binding protein RZ1A-like, with product MSDADDYRCFVGSLSWNTTDVDLKDAFGKFGRVTETKVVLDKFSGRSRGFGFVTFDDKKTMEEAVEAMNGIDLDGRNITVERAQPQGSGRDRDGDRDYRGGGDRYGGGRDFGGGRGGGRGGGGDCYKCGKPGHFARECPSGDGGDRYGDRDDRYSSRDDRYSSRDDRYGGRDGGRDDKYGGSNGSSRYGPDRGGDRYSGSRDGGSRSSGGGDRYSRDRSGPYDRRSRDEY from the exons ATGTCGGACGCCGATGATTACCGTTGCTTCGTTGGGAGCCTGTCATGGAACACAACTGATGTGGATCTGAAGGATGCGTTCGGGAAATTTGGTCGAGTTACTGAGACCAAG GTGGTTCTTGACAAGTTCTCTGGCCGATCACGTGGCTTTGGATTTGTGACTTTTGATGACAAGAAGACCATGGAAGAAGCTGTTGAGGCTATGAATGGAATTGATTTGGATGGAAGGAATATTACTGTTGAAAGAGCACAACCTCAAGGTTCAGGCAGGGACCGTGATGGAGATCGAGACTATCGTGGTGGTGGTGACCGCTATGGTGGTGGCCGTGATTTTGGTGGCGGTCGTGGTGGTGGCCGTGGTGGTGGCGGTGATTGCTACAAATGTGGCAAGCCTGGTCATTTTGCAAGGGAGTGCCCTTCTGGTGATGGTGGGGACAGGTATGGTGACAGGGATGACAGGTATAGTAGCAGGGATGACAGGTATAGTAGTAGGGATGACAGGTATGGTGGCAGGGATGGTGGAAGGGATGACAAGTATGGTGGAAGCAACGGCAGCAGTCGCTATGGGCCTGACCGTGGTGGTGATCGCTATTCTGGAAGCCGTGATGGAGGAAGCCGCAGCAGTGGTGGCGGTGATCGATACAGCCGTGACAGGTCTGGACCGTATGATCGTCGCAGCCGAGATGAATACTGA